A single window of Acidimicrobiales bacterium DNA harbors:
- a CDS encoding VanW family protein, with protein MAAALVVVVFLVAFTVDTAIHSGQVTRNVELSGTAVGGLSEDDLLAVVEEKETALAATEVVIVTPSDELTTTAGEAGVGIDRAATVDTVLDVGRDGSVLTRPFSWLGSLFSSTDVHPIVTVADDVTDTSLASITSERLSEPVEPELVFADGAFAVQAGVPGSAIDAASVLAQLAEVVDAGTNPIVLQVEPVPVAPATPDSAIAAIADDINSATARGIEVTVDGRTETIGTADLRSWVSTDFGEDGGFVGWTVDPEAAQAFVEAVFTDAGEPGELGEVTVIDGVPTAAGGGTPGTRCCSPEAGAQVADAVTGGRGSVTLELTEDESVNQELLEEMGVIELIGEFTTEHAAGQSRVENIHRIADIVRGAMIEPDGGRWTINDFVGRRTIEKGFVSAGVIENGVFVEDVGGGISQFATTIFNAAFFGGLDFGEYQAHSIYISRYPYGREATVSFPAPDLELINNTPHHVMIWTSYTDTSITVQLYSTRYADVVETGQSSQAQGQCTRVYTYRERTYPDGSVDEDSVTALYQPGEGLNCQGEPFIPPPDCDFDERAIDTNADRYTDSCVFVDPPACDFDQVLVDTNDNGNPDTCEGADPPNCGPDEIAVDTNGNGVLDACEPAPTPEPTPTADPPNPDPSATPTPNPTVDPSATPVPNPET; from the coding sequence CAGGTCACCCGCAACGTCGAGCTCAGCGGCACGGCCGTCGGGGGGCTGTCCGAGGACGACCTCCTCGCCGTCGTCGAAGAGAAGGAGACGGCTCTCGCCGCGACCGAGGTCGTCATCGTCACGCCGTCCGACGAGCTGACGACCACCGCAGGCGAAGCCGGCGTCGGAATCGACCGGGCGGCCACCGTCGATACCGTGCTCGACGTCGGACGCGACGGCTCGGTGCTCACCCGCCCCTTCTCGTGGCTCGGGTCGTTGTTCTCGTCCACCGATGTGCATCCGATCGTCACGGTCGCAGACGACGTCACGGACACGTCGCTGGCCTCGATCACCTCCGAGCGTCTCTCCGAGCCGGTCGAGCCCGAGTTGGTCTTCGCCGACGGCGCCTTCGCCGTCCAGGCCGGGGTCCCGGGGTCCGCCATCGACGCTGCATCGGTTCTCGCCCAGCTCGCCGAGGTGGTCGACGCCGGAACGAACCCGATCGTGTTGCAGGTGGAGCCGGTTCCTGTCGCCCCTGCCACCCCCGACAGCGCCATCGCTGCGATTGCTGACGACATCAACTCCGCCACGGCGCGCGGCATCGAAGTGACCGTCGACGGTCGCACCGAGACGATCGGAACGGCCGACCTGCGCAGCTGGGTCTCTACGGACTTCGGCGAAGACGGCGGTTTCGTGGGCTGGACGGTCGACCCCGAGGCCGCTCAGGCCTTCGTCGAAGCCGTCTTCACCGATGCCGGCGAGCCTGGCGAGCTGGGAGAGGTCACCGTCATCGACGGTGTGCCGACTGCCGCCGGCGGTGGGACACCGGGGACACGGTGCTGTTCGCCCGAGGCGGGAGCGCAGGTCGCCGACGCGGTGACCGGCGGTCGTGGGTCGGTGACGCTCGAGCTGACCGAGGATGAGTCCGTCAACCAGGAACTCCTCGAGGAGATGGGCGTGATCGAGCTCATCGGCGAATTCACGACCGAGCACGCCGCCGGCCAGTCACGGGTGGAGAACATCCACCGCATCGCGGACATCGTCCGGGGCGCAATGATCGAACCGGACGGTGGGCGGTGGACCATCAACGACTTCGTGGGCCGCAGGACGATCGAGAAGGGCTTCGTCTCGGCGGGGGTCATCGAGAACGGCGTCTTCGTCGAAGACGTCGGTGGCGGTATCAGCCAGTTCGCCACGACCATCTTCAACGCCGCCTTCTTCGGGGGGCTCGACTTCGGCGAATACCAGGCGCACTCGATCTACATCTCGCGCTACCCGTACGGGCGTGAGGCGACCGTCTCGTTCCCGGCACCGGACCTCGAGCTGATCAACAACACGCCCCACCACGTGATGATCTGGACCTCCTACACGGACACGTCGATCACCGTTCAGCTCTACTCCACGCGCTACGCCGACGTCGTCGAGACCGGCCAGTCCTCCCAGGCCCAGGGCCAGTGCACGCGTGTCTACACCTACAGGGAACGGACCTACCCCGACGGCTCCGTCGACGAGGACTCGGTGACGGCGCTGTACCAACCCGGAGAGGGCCTCAACTGCCAGGGGGAACCCTTCATCCCACCCCCTGACTGCGACTTCGACGAGCGGGCGATCGACACCAACGCGGACCGGTACACAGACAGCTGCGTCTTCGTGGATCCACCCGCATGCGACTTCGACCAGGTTCTCGTCGACACCAACGACAACGGCAACCCCGACACCTGCGAGGGTGCCGACCCGCCCAACTGCGGTCCCGACGAAATCGCCGTGGACACCAACGGCAACGGTGTCCTGGACGCGTGTGAGCCGGCACCGACTCCCGAACCGACTCCCACCGCGGACCCTCCGAACCCCGACCCTTCGGCGACACCGACACCGAATCCCACGGTGGACCCGTCGGCCACGCCGGTGCCCAACCCGGAGACCTGA
- a CDS encoding wax ester/triacylglycerol synthase family O-acyltransferase, translating into MGVDDTSVHADRMSDIDAVVWGLDADPRLHAPIGSVSFFASPLDPDRVTARLDRASRAVPRLRQRAVASRLGLSVPRWEIDPAFTIERHVDVADGSATRGEVLERTGDELARPFDRDRPLWSTVIYPDLGDGTAAMISRGHHALTDGLGALRIQLEMFDLEAEPEPPSDEPPAPDSTPPTRQARVVSAIEHDLANQTRFLHGAARFLGTALADPTGARDEMVDAVGSALRLAGPTGEALSPLMTHRSSLPKVRTLTLDLETMKATASAAGVKLNDVFVSGTCAGMQILHERAGLPTERLRMAMPISTRGPDDDVETNRFVPLRFEIPLGADSAAAHLEIVHALVAAARREPAIGLVEPAAGIASRLPRAALLPLFGRMVDGTDFVASNLPGSPLPVWFCGSRLVAQYPFGPLTGAAVNVSLLSYCDDVAIGVVADTAAVDDPDELVDCLRLGYARALGACDD; encoded by the coding sequence GTGGGCGTCGACGACACGTCGGTGCACGCGGACCGAATGAGCGACATCGACGCCGTGGTCTGGGGCCTCGACGCCGATCCCAGACTCCACGCCCCGATCGGTTCCGTCTCGTTCTTCGCCTCGCCGCTCGACCCGGACCGGGTCACCGCCCGGCTCGATCGGGCGTCACGGGCGGTGCCGAGACTGCGCCAGCGTGCCGTCGCCTCCCGCCTGGGGCTCTCCGTCCCCCGCTGGGAGATCGACCCGGCCTTCACGATCGAACGCCATGTGGACGTTGCCGACGGCTCCGCCACACGCGGGGAGGTCCTCGAGCGCACGGGCGACGAGTTGGCGAGACCCTTCGACCGGGATCGGCCGTTGTGGTCCACCGTCATCTACCCGGATCTCGGCGACGGAACCGCCGCCATGATCTCGAGGGGCCACCACGCCCTCACCGACGGGCTCGGCGCTTTGCGGATCCAACTGGAGATGTTCGACCTCGAGGCGGAGCCCGAACCGCCCTCCGACGAACCGCCCGCGCCTGACTCCACGCCGCCGACCCGTCAGGCCCGGGTTGTCAGCGCCATCGAACATGATCTGGCCAACCAGACACGGTTCCTTCACGGAGCGGCACGGTTCCTCGGGACTGCGCTCGCGGATCCCACCGGCGCACGTGACGAGATGGTCGATGCCGTCGGCTCCGCACTAAGACTCGCCGGACCGACCGGCGAGGCTCTGAGCCCGCTCATGACACACCGTTCGTCGCTACCGAAGGTGCGCACCCTCACCCTCGATCTCGAGACCATGAAGGCCACGGCTTCGGCCGCCGGGGTGAAGCTCAACGACGTGTTCGTCAGCGGCACGTGCGCCGGAATGCAGATTCTGCACGAACGTGCGGGGCTACCGACCGAACGACTCCGCATGGCGATGCCGATCAGCACACGCGGCCCCGACGACGACGTGGAGACGAACCGGTTCGTCCCGCTTCGTTTCGAGATCCCCCTCGGCGCGGACAGCGCCGCTGCCCACCTCGAGATCGTGCACGCACTGGTGGCGGCCGCCCGGCGCGAGCCGGCGATCGGTCTGGTCGAACCCGCGGCGGGCATCGCGTCTCGTCTACCCCGCGCCGCCCTGTTGCCGCTGTTCGGACGGATGGTGGACGGCACCGACTTCGTCGCCTCGAATCTGCCGGGGTCCCCGCTACCCGTGTGGTTCTGCGGGAGCCGCCTCGTGGCCCAGTACCCGTTCGGTCCCCTGACCGGGGCGGCGGTCAACGTCTCGCTACTCAGCTACTGCGACGACGTGGCCATCGGTGTCGTGGCGGACACCGCTGCGGTCGACGACCCGGACGAACTCGTCGATTGCCTCAGGCTCGGCTACGCCCGGGCGCTGGGCGCCTGCGACGATTGA
- a CDS encoding geranylgeranyl reductase family protein — protein MPANTLTSDVLIVGGGPAGSACAIEARRLGLRATIVDKSTFPRDKFCGDGLTADALRRLEELGVDPRPMSSFFTVDQVSVRTTSGRQVSYPLPRDGMFGAVVRRDELDVAILDRAREMGADVIEGVAVTGLGTGDDRMTATLGDGRSVQARYVIGADGMWSPTRKMLGLGDRTYRGEFHAFRQYYSNVSDELARGLWVWFEPEILPGYVWAFPESGGRANVGFGIHRDCNATREMKELWPELLSRPHIARVLGPDATPDGPHRAWPIPARLDGMELTADRVLFVGDAAAATDPMTGEGIAQALLTGTLAARAVAAAGPGDPADATHRYEAAVRRSLLPDFLIAKWLGRLMRTELGVRGAARASGMTDWTRRNFARWLLEDYPRAVVFTPTRWHRELFTAPGAYRTPGPAPLPS, from the coding sequence ATGCCAGCCAACACCCTCACCAGCGACGTGCTGATCGTCGGCGGCGGCCCCGCGGGCTCAGCATGTGCGATCGAAGCCCGCCGGTTGGGCCTGCGCGCCACGATCGTCGACAAGTCCACCTTTCCGCGCGACAAGTTCTGCGGCGACGGCCTGACAGCCGACGCACTCCGGCGTCTCGAGGAACTCGGCGTCGATCCGAGGCCCATGTCGTCGTTCTTCACCGTCGACCAGGTGAGCGTGCGGACGACCAGCGGTCGCCAGGTCAGCTATCCCCTGCCTCGCGACGGCATGTTCGGCGCGGTCGTGCGTCGCGACGAACTCGACGTCGCCATCCTGGACCGTGCCCGGGAGATGGGCGCCGACGTGATCGAAGGGGTCGCTGTCACGGGACTCGGCACCGGAGACGACCGGATGACCGCGACCCTCGGCGACGGACGGTCGGTCCAGGCCCGCTACGTCATCGGCGCTGACGGAATGTGGTCGCCGACCCGCAAGATGCTGGGCCTGGGTGACCGCACCTACCGGGGCGAGTTCCACGCCTTCCGGCAGTACTACTCGAACGTGTCAGACGAGCTGGCACGGGGCCTGTGGGTCTGGTTCGAACCGGAGATCCTCCCGGGCTACGTCTGGGCGTTCCCGGAGTCGGGGGGCCGAGCCAACGTCGGTTTCGGCATCCACCGGGACTGCAACGCCACCCGCGAGATGAAGGAGTTGTGGCCCGAGCTCCTGTCCCGACCCCACATCGCGCGGGTCCTCGGCCCGGATGCGACCCCCGACGGCCCCCACCGGGCGTGGCCGATACCGGCGCGCCTCGACGGAATGGAACTCACAGCCGACCGCGTGCTGTTCGTCGGGGACGCGGCCGCCGCCACCGACCCGATGACCGGTGAGGGCATCGCCCAGGCGCTGCTCACGGGGACGCTGGCCGCCCGGGCCGTCGCGGCAGCCGGACCAGGAGATCCGGCCGACGCCACGCACCGCTACGAAGCAGCCGTACGACGGTCCCTGCTGCCGGACTTCCTCATCGCGAAGTGGCTGGGCCGCCTGATGCGGACCGAACTGGGGGTGCGGGGCGCCGCGCGGGCCTCGGGGATGACCGACTGGACCCGTCGTAACTTCGCAAGATGGCTCCTCGAGGACTACCCCCGGGCCGTCGTCTTCACGCCGACGCGGTGGCACCGCGAGCTCTTCACCGCGCCCGGCGCCTACCGCACCCCGGGCCCCGCTCCCCTGCCGTCCTGA
- a CDS encoding SDR family oxidoreductase yields MNPLSFDGRVVIVTGAGGGLGRAHALEFARRGAKVVVNDIGAPLREEGSSVGPAQAVVEEIVAADGEAVANTDSVADAEGGEAIVQTALDAFGRIDVIVNNAGILRDKSFHNMDAAMVGAVIAVHLEGAFNVTRPAWTHFREQNYGRVLSTASNAGLFGNFGQANYGAAKLGLVGLTHVLALEGAKYNIKANALAPIATTRMTEELFGDDIKELFDPAKVSPIAAYLCHEDCEVTGEVYSVGGGRVARAFVGLTKGVVLDEITAEAMAENLEAIRDTTDFETYGSAFEEVAAVAERLGKGG; encoded by the coding sequence GTGAATCCTCTCAGCTTCGACGGAAGGGTCGTCATCGTCACCGGTGCCGGCGGTGGCCTCGGGCGGGCGCACGCCCTCGAGTTCGCTCGACGTGGGGCGAAGGTCGTCGTCAACGACATCGGCGCTCCCCTTCGCGAGGAAGGTTCGTCGGTCGGTCCGGCGCAGGCCGTCGTCGAGGAGATCGTCGCCGCTGACGGGGAGGCCGTCGCCAACACGGACAGCGTGGCGGACGCCGAAGGTGGCGAGGCCATCGTCCAGACGGCGCTGGACGCCTTCGGACGGATCGATGTGATCGTCAACAACGCCGGGATCCTGCGGGACAAGTCGTTCCACAACATGGACGCAGCCATGGTCGGTGCCGTCATCGCGGTGCACCTCGAGGGAGCTTTCAACGTCACGCGGCCGGCGTGGACGCACTTCCGCGAGCAGAACTACGGCCGTGTCCTCTCCACCGCATCCAACGCGGGCCTGTTCGGAAACTTCGGGCAGGCCAACTACGGGGCGGCCAAGCTCGGTCTCGTCGGCCTGACCCATGTGCTGGCCCTCGAGGGAGCGAAGTACAACATCAAGGCGAACGCCCTCGCACCCATCGCCACCACCCGCATGACCGAGGAACTGTTCGGCGACGACATCAAGGAACTGTTCGACCCGGCCAAGGTGAGCCCGATCGCGGCCTACCTGTGCCACGAGGACTGCGAGGTCACCGGCGAGGTGTACTCGGTGGGAGGCGGTCGGGTCGCACGGGCCTTCGTCGGCCTCACGAAGGGTGTCGTCCTCGATGAGATCACCGCAGAGGCGATGGCGGAGAACCTCGAGGCCATCCGGGACACGACCGACTTCGAGACCTACGGCTCGGCCTTCGAAGAGGTGGCTGCCGTCGCCGAGAGGCTCGGCAAGGGCGGCTGA
- a CDS encoding nuclear transport factor 2 family protein — protein sequence MEGPAGDDEIIMANDSFYEAFEAADMAAMAEVWEQSEAVACTHPGWPTRHGWKAVAASWESIFSGGDPLQFILTDTRVRRHGDTAWVTGDENLVSAEGPGGTVAALNIFERRAGSWLMVAHHGSPVMRR from the coding sequence GTGGAAGGCCCCGCCGGCGACGACGAGATCATCATGGCGAACGACTCCTTCTACGAAGCGTTCGAGGCCGCTGACATGGCCGCGATGGCGGAGGTCTGGGAACAGTCCGAGGCGGTGGCGTGCACCCATCCGGGGTGGCCGACGCGTCATGGCTGGAAGGCGGTCGCCGCGTCGTGGGAGTCCATCTTCTCGGGTGGCGATCCGCTCCAGTTCATCCTGACCGACACGCGAGTGCGCCGCCACGGTGACACCGCCTGGGTCACCGGCGACGAGAACCTCGTGTCGGCGGAGGGTCCGGGCGGGACCGTGGCTGCTCTGAACATCTTCGAGAGGCGCGCTGGTTCGTGGCTGATGGTGGCCCACCACGGATCCCCGGTCATGCGCCGCTGA
- a CDS encoding phosphatase PAP2 family protein yields the protein MSAPTPSGRAPMLNSKRIRSAVETFDSAVDDWFARNLRGRRGADRLFYTAANVADHSLIWHTVGAVNALRGGRAETAAIRTAIALGAESAIVNGVLKSLTRRERPVPDAPRPLYLRIPRTTSFPSGHASSATLAAELLADAGVPRAFTWPAAAVVAASRVHVRIHHASDVIGGVATGIALAALVRRFAPLR from the coding sequence GTGTCCGCACCGACACCGAGCGGCCGCGCGCCGATGCTGAACTCGAAGAGGATCCGCTCCGCCGTCGAGACCTTCGACAGCGCGGTGGATGACTGGTTCGCGCGCAACCTGCGCGGCCGGCGCGGCGCCGACCGACTCTTCTACACCGCTGCCAACGTCGCCGACCACAGCCTCATCTGGCACACCGTCGGAGCCGTCAACGCCCTGAGGGGGGGTCGCGCGGAGACAGCCGCCATACGCACCGCGATCGCCCTCGGCGCCGAGTCGGCGATCGTCAACGGTGTCCTCAAGTCACTGACGCGACGCGAGCGACCCGTCCCCGACGCCCCCCGTCCGCTGTACCTGCGGATCCCGCGCACCACGAGCTTCCCGTCCGGACACGCCTCGAGCGCGACGCTCGCGGCGGAACTCCTCGCTGATGCAGGTGTACCCCGCGCGTTCACATGGCCGGCAGCGGCCGTCGTGGCGGCGAGTCGCGTACACGTGAGGATTCACCACGCGTCAGATGTCATCGGAGGTGTCGCGACCGGCATCGCCCTCGCTGCGCTGGTCCGCAGATTCGCGCCACTGCGCTGA
- a CDS encoding mismatch-specific DNA-glycosylase, giving the protein MTLTDLSDHRADDLPLALARLHRATDVGDRLHVTFPEGLDHDVAASGFTRGDLITGGGFRADGCDDPVGDDAGGCHLIRLRTLPDTVAADMTMLVVGLNPSVYSADAGAGFARPGNRFWPAMIEAGLVTVARDTIATLVDHGIGMTDAVKRATPRSAELARDEYVEGFERLERLVTWLSPGVVCMVGLEGWRLAVDRRASVGLQDDRLGGRPVYVMGSTSGLNAHQQLPAAAAHLEAAFAIGADGG; this is encoded by the coding sequence ATGACCCTGACCGACCTATCGGACCACCGAGCCGACGACCTTCCGCTGGCGCTCGCGCGGCTGCACCGGGCGACCGACGTCGGCGACCGCCTACACGTCACCTTTCCGGAAGGGCTCGACCATGACGTCGCGGCCTCCGGGTTCACGCGTGGCGACCTCATCACCGGAGGCGGGTTCCGAGCCGACGGTTGCGACGATCCCGTCGGCGACGACGCGGGCGGGTGCCATCTCATTCGGCTCCGCACCCTCCCCGACACCGTCGCCGCCGACATGACGATGCTCGTGGTTGGCCTGAATCCGAGTGTCTACTCCGCCGACGCGGGTGCGGGGTTCGCCCGCCCCGGCAACCGCTTCTGGCCCGCGATGATCGAAGCCGGACTCGTGACCGTCGCCCGGGACACGATCGCCACGCTCGTGGACCACGGGATCGGGATGACCGACGCCGTCAAGCGAGCGACTCCACGTTCGGCGGAACTGGCCCGCGACGAGTACGTCGAGGGTTTCGAGCGACTCGAACGCCTGGTGACCTGGCTGTCGCCGGGGGTGGTCTGCATGGTCGGCCTGGAGGGTTGGCGCCTGGCAGTGGACAGGCGCGCTTCGGTCGGACTGCAAGATGATCGACTCGGCGGCCGTCCGGTCTACGTAATGGGCTCGACGAGCGGGCTCAACGCCCACCAGCAGCTACCGGCTGCGGCCGCTCACCTCGAGGCGGCATTCGCAATCGGCGCGGACGGCGGTTGA